A genomic region of Papaver somniferum cultivar HN1 chromosome 7, ASM357369v1, whole genome shotgun sequence contains the following coding sequences:
- the LOC113296622 gene encoding aspartate carbamoyltransferase, chloroplastic-like yields MSLSTSLSTCTAQPVVPKSAKCYQQCSYTNFIPNRSVLSKPLHSNDRALSSLSLAMNSSKCQGNGKILHSGGFQCHALDIKSPSSFLAGEKFQLDDVIEAQQFDLDILNAIFEVAREMENIEKRSGQSEILKGYLMSTLFYEPSTRTRLSFESAMKRLGGEVLTTENAREFSSAAKGETLEDTIRTVEGYSDIIVMRHFESGAARRAAGTASIPIINAGDGPGQHPTQALLDVYTIEREIGKLDGIKVGLVGDLANGRTVRSLAYLLAKYRDVKIYLVSPDVVKMKDDIKDYLTSKGVEWEESADLIEVASKCDVVYQTRIQKERFGERIDLYEEARGKYIVDRTVLDVMQKHAVVMHPLPRLDEITVDVDADPRAAYFRQAKNGLYIRMALLKLLLVGW; encoded by the exons ATGTCTCTATCAACTTCTCTTTCCACCTGTACAGCACAACCGGTTGTTCCTAAATCAGCAAAATGCTACCAACAATGCTCCTATACAAATTTCATCCCAAATCGATCAGTTCTTTCAAAACCGCTTCACAGTAATGACAGAGCACTGTCAAGTCTGTCCCTCGCTATGAATTCATCAAAATGTCAAGGAAACGGAAAAATCTTACATAGTGGTGGATTCCAGTGCCATGCTTTGGACATAAAATCACCTTCTTCATTTTTAGCTGGGGAGAAGTTTCAACTCGATGATGTCATAGAGGCTCAGCAGTTTGATTTAGATATCTTGAATGCCATTTTTGAAGTTGCTCGTGAAATGGAAAATATTGAGAAAAGATCAGGCCAAAGCGAAATTTTGAAGGGATATCTAATGTCAACTCTCTTTTATGAGCCATCGACAAGGACCAGGCTTTCTTTTGAATCTGCTATGAAACGGTTGGGTGGTGAAGTTTTAACAACAGAAAATGCACGGGAGTTCTCATCAGCAGCAAAAGGAGAAACACTAGAAG ATACCATACGAACTGTAGAAGGATACTCAGATATAATTGTAATGAGACACTTTGAAAGTGGTGCTGCTAGAAGAGCAGCTGGAACAGCTAGCATTCCTATTATCAATGCTGGGGATGGTCCTGGACAACATCCAACCCAG GCACTTTTGGATGTGTACACAATCGAAAGAGAGATAGGCAAACTGGATGGCATTAAAGTTGGCTTGGTTGGAGATCTTGCTAATGGAAGGACAGTACGATCACTAGCTTATCTACTTGCAAAATATCGTGATGTGAAAATATACCTCGTCTCTCCAGATGTAGTAAAGATGAAG GATGATATAAAAGATTATCTTACCTCAAAGGGAGTTGAATGGGAGGAGAGCGCAGATTTGATTGAAGTGGCTTCTAAATGTGACGTGGTCTATCAAACACGTATCCAAAAGGAACGGTTTGGGGAGAGGATTGATCTGTACGAGGAAGCTAGAGGGAAATACATTGTGGATAGGACAGTGTTGGATGTGATGCAGAAGCATGCTGTAGTTATGCATCCCCTTCCAAGGCTTGATGAG ATAACTGTAGATGTTGACGCGGATCCAAGAGCTGCCTATTTTAGACAAGCGAAAAATGGTCTTTATATTAGAATGGCTCTTTTGAAGCTTCTACTTGTTGGATGGTGA
- the LOC113296623 gene encoding cytochrome c oxidase assembly protein COX15-like, translated as MFRSKLTCLLGRNKTINPFSYVGTSTSSSRVSNESFRLSHILLFSSKTSCTSFTRNAAFYGFRSLHKGFSFPSSRRMCTAASISPPAKEGVKLLVTAGPHAQKMVGIWLFGSAAWVFSMVILGGVTRLTRSGLSMTDWKFTGGLPPISDEEWLVEFEKYKQSPEYKQVNKGMNIEYFKFIYWMEYAHRMWGRGLGIMFALPFSYFVRKGYMTVQLGVRLSALFALGAGQGLIGWWMVKSGLEEPTSEYVQPRVSPYRLAAHLTSAFGICCGLLWTALSVVMPAPPSDTVAWVRGAAKIRRLAIPVSFVVGITAISGAFVAGNDAGHAFNTFPKMGDTWIPEDILSMEPITRNFFENTATVQFDHRILATATLLSISGLWWATRKLDIHPAIRSLLGSTMGMAALQVTLGISTLLSYVPVSLGSAHQAGALTLLSLMILLSHTVRKPSPVLLKSLSSSVTRTANAVRS; from the exons ATGTTTCGGAGCAAATTGACTTGTCTGCTTGGAAGAAATAAAACCATAAACCCATTCTCTTACGTTGGAACCTCCACTTCTTCTTCTAGGGTATCAAATGAATCTTTTCGTCTCTCACACATCTTattattttcatctaaaacctCTTGTACATCTTTCACCAGAAATGCTGCTTTCTATGGCTTCAGATCTCTTCACAAG GGATTTTCTTTTCCATCATCCAGGAGAATGTGCACAGCTGCTTCCATCTCTCCTCCAGCTAAGGAAGGAGTAAAGTTACTAGTTACTGCAGGACCTCATGCTCAGAAAATGGTTGGGATTTGGCTTTTTGGCTCAGCTGCATGGGTGTTTAGTATGGTGATACTTGGTGGGGTTACACGGCTGACCCGCTCAGGTTTATCTATGACTGACTGGAAATTCACTGGTGGTCTCCCTCCTATATCTGACGAAGAATGGCTGgttgaatttgaaaaatataagcaGTCCCCTGAATATAAGCA AGTAAACAAAGGGATGAATATTGAATATTTTAAATTTATATATTGGATGGAATATGCACATCGCATGTGGGGAAGGGGTTTGGGTATCATGTTTGCTCTAccattttcttattttgttcGTAAAGGATACATGACTGTCCAACTTGGTGTGAGACTTTCTGCTCTATTTGCACTTGGTGCGGGGCAGGGACTAATTGGCTGGTGGATGGTCAAAAGTGGTTTAGAG GAACCTACTTCTGAATATGTGCAGCCAAGAGTAAGCCCTTACCGCCTTGCAGCTCATCTTACCTCAGCATTTGGTATATGTTGTGGCCTTCTCTGGACTGCTCTATCAGTTGTAATGCCTGCACCACCTAGTGATACTGTAGCTTGGGTTCGTGGGGCTGCTAAAATCAGGAGACTTGCTATTCCTGTTAGCTTTGTTGTTGGAATTACTGCCATTTCAGGAGCCTTTGTCGCAGGGAACGATGC GGGTCATGCTTTTAACACTTTCCCCAAGATGGGTGATACATGGATTCCAGAGGATATCTTGAGTATGGAACCAATAACGCGCAACTTTTTTGAAAATACTGCTACTGTGCAG TTCGACCATCGTATTCTTGCAACTGCAACGTTGCTATCAATTAGCGGTTTGTGGTGGGCTACACGTAAATTGGACATACATCCTGCTATACGCTCATTGCTCGGGAGCACGATGGGTATGGCAGCTCTTCAG GTCACTCTGGGAATATCAACACTTCTATCATATGTTCCAGTCTCACTTGGCAGTGCCCATCAAGCCGGAGCATTAACTCTGTTATCACTTATGATACTATTGAGCCATACAGTTCGAAAGCCATCTCCAGTCCTCCTAAAATCTTTAAGTTCTTCGGTTACAAGGACAGCTAATGCTGTTAGGTCATAG